One Roseimaritima multifibrata DNA window includes the following coding sequences:
- a CDS encoding DnaJ C-terminal domain-containing protein → MAEDLYQVLGVGRDASKDEIQKAYRKMARKYHPDMNPDNDAAREKFKRVQEAYDVLSNEEQREGYNRYGADYEKMRSGGYQPGQAAGGTSFDGLDLEQIFGRSGAGGGGRGGFQGGFGDFFEQLAGGGGGGRAAGGNPFGGGGRGRPQPPQRGANQRHELTIPFQTAVKGGKTEFYLTRSENPEKLSVTIPPGVSDGDKVRLRGKGAPSPNGGERGDLILVLSVGSHPFYRRNGNHLELDLPITLKEAALGTKVDLPTPAGVLTLTVPAGSSGGKRLRLKGQGIAGKNGKSGDLLVQLQIQLPSEWSEEDQALIEQLDERHPLQPRESLEW, encoded by the coding sequence ATGGCGGAAGATTTGTACCAAGTCCTGGGAGTTGGACGAGACGCATCGAAAGACGAGATTCAAAAGGCCTACCGAAAGATGGCCCGGAAATACCATCCGGATATGAATCCCGATAATGACGCTGCGCGCGAAAAGTTTAAACGCGTGCAAGAAGCGTACGACGTCTTGAGCAATGAGGAGCAGCGTGAGGGGTATAACCGTTACGGAGCGGATTACGAAAAGATGCGTTCCGGCGGCTATCAACCCGGGCAGGCTGCGGGAGGGACCTCGTTTGATGGCTTGGACCTTGAGCAGATCTTTGGTCGATCGGGAGCAGGCGGTGGAGGAAGAGGCGGTTTTCAGGGTGGTTTTGGCGACTTCTTCGAGCAGTTGGCTGGCGGTGGAGGCGGCGGGCGAGCCGCTGGAGGGAATCCGTTTGGCGGAGGGGGACGAGGACGTCCGCAACCGCCGCAGCGTGGTGCCAATCAGCGACACGAATTGACGATCCCGTTTCAGACCGCCGTGAAAGGTGGCAAGACCGAGTTCTATCTGACTCGTAGTGAAAACCCCGAAAAACTAAGCGTCACGATTCCACCTGGAGTCTCGGACGGCGACAAAGTACGGCTCCGCGGCAAAGGGGCTCCGTCGCCCAACGGCGGTGAACGAGGCGATCTGATTTTGGTGCTTTCCGTTGGTTCGCATCCTTTCTATCGCCGCAATGGCAATCACTTGGAATTGGATCTGCCGATCACGCTGAAAGAGGCCGCGTTGGGAACGAAAGTCGATCTGCCGACGCCCGCGGGCGTGTTGACGCTAACCGTCCCCGCCGGAAGTAGCGGCGGAAAACGATTGCGGTTGAAAGGGCAGGGGATCGCCGGCAAAAACGGTAAATCCGGAGACCTGCTGGTGCAGTTGCAAATTCAGTTGCCAAGCGAATGGAGCGAAGAAGATCAGGCACTGATCGAACAATTGGATGAACGCCATCCGTTGCAGCCAAGAGAGTCGCTCGAGTGGTAG
- the ggt gene encoding gamma-glutamyltransferase, with protein MSPPLNRRELLRFATAVGGAGSLASWSGGDLHGETLYPHTVDVARTRGGAVSCNSAIASSIGMTVIKEGGNAVDAAVATALAMAVTWPEAGNIGGGGFMMVSPVNEAPVCIDYRETAPAIVTPTSLAQQRDRRHPKMVGVPGTVRGLGLAHARFGKLTWDRLVQPAIQLANHGCVVDGWLARTLNGVLASIQKSGNERHQPLTNTFAHPAGRPWQIGDVLRQPVLGKTLERIAAEGSDEFYTGETSRHLAAYFSKVGGWITAADLKTYRAVERASIQTAYAGHEIYGPPPPSSGGITVQLVLRMLEHIGLTGGVDSPSGQADWNRDDVHRIAETMRRAFRERAAYLGDPDFVSIPDFLSTTAYAEELADSISLDRATDSRDIAGSLVLSDGPPESPQTTHFSVVDRDGMAVSNTYTLEASWGSWLLDPATGFVFNNEMGDFNWVPGYTNDRGQIGSKANQMAPGKRMLSSQTPTIVRRDGANVLVTGSPGGRTIINTVICILVQSLNYNRSLPDAIAASRFHHQWLPDALRLEIGSGESLAELKDSLADYGHKVTTTSVQGAAHSIAIEPATGVRVGVADWRRGGRVAI; from the coding sequence ATGTCACCTCCATTGAATCGCCGTGAACTTCTTCGTTTTGCAACCGCCGTCGGTGGAGCAGGCTCGTTGGCCTCTTGGAGTGGCGGCGATCTGCATGGCGAAACGCTCTACCCGCACACGGTCGACGTGGCTCGCACCCGCGGCGGCGCCGTTAGCTGCAATTCGGCGATCGCCAGCAGCATCGGGATGACGGTCATTAAGGAGGGGGGCAACGCCGTCGATGCCGCCGTGGCAACCGCATTGGCGATGGCAGTCACCTGGCCGGAAGCCGGGAACATCGGCGGCGGAGGTTTCATGATGGTGTCGCCGGTCAATGAAGCACCTGTCTGTATCGATTACCGGGAAACGGCACCCGCAATCGTGACGCCAACCAGTCTCGCACAGCAGCGTGATCGCCGGCATCCAAAAATGGTGGGCGTGCCAGGAACCGTTCGAGGTTTGGGATTGGCACATGCTCGGTTTGGCAAACTGACTTGGGACCGTTTAGTGCAGCCAGCCATTCAATTGGCGAACCATGGCTGTGTCGTGGACGGTTGGTTGGCGAGGACACTGAATGGCGTGTTGGCGTCGATTCAAAAATCGGGCAATGAACGGCATCAACCGTTGACCAATACGTTTGCGCATCCAGCGGGACGACCCTGGCAAATCGGAGATGTTTTGAGGCAACCGGTGCTAGGGAAGACACTGGAGCGAATTGCGGCGGAGGGATCGGATGAATTTTACACTGGCGAAACCTCTAGGCATCTGGCCGCGTACTTTTCCAAGGTTGGAGGGTGGATTACCGCGGCGGATTTAAAAACGTATCGGGCGGTCGAGCGTGCTTCGATTCAGACCGCGTACGCCGGGCACGAAATCTACGGGCCACCGCCTCCGTCGTCGGGGGGGATCACGGTTCAGTTGGTTTTGCGGATGCTTGAGCACATCGGTTTAACCGGTGGGGTGGATTCCCCGTCGGGGCAGGCCGACTGGAACCGGGACGATGTTCACCGGATCGCTGAAACGATGCGGAGGGCGTTTCGCGAACGGGCAGCGTATCTCGGAGACCCCGACTTCGTGTCGATTCCCGATTTCCTCTCGACGACCGCTTATGCCGAGGAGTTGGCTGACAGTATTTCATTGGACCGCGCGACCGACAGCCGCGACATTGCGGGATCGCTGGTTTTAAGCGATGGCCCGCCGGAAAGTCCTCAAACGACCCATTTTTCCGTTGTCGATCGCGACGGGATGGCTGTTTCGAATACGTACACATTGGAAGCCAGTTGGGGATCGTGGCTATTGGATCCGGCGACCGGGTTTGTCTTCAATAATGAAATGGGCGATTTCAATTGGGTCCCCGGCTATACAAACGACCGAGGGCAAATCGGCAGCAAGGCCAACCAAATGGCTCCGGGGAAAAGGATGCTTAGCTCGCAGACCCCAACGATCGTCCGCCGCGATGGTGCAAACGTGTTGGTAACGGGCAGCCCCGGCGGGAGGACGATTATCAATACGGTGATCTGTATCTTGGTTCAGAGTCTGAACTATAACCGCAGCCTTCCCGATGCGATCGCAGCGTCTCGGTTCCATCACCAGTGGCTGCCCGATGCATTGCGATTGGAAATCGGTTCAGGTGAATCGCTGGCCGAATTAAAAGATTCACTGGCGGATTATGGGCACAAGGTCACAACCACCAGCGTCCAAGGGGCCGCCCATAGCATCGCAATTGAACCGGCGACCGGAGTCCGAGTAGGAGTCGCCGATTGGCGACGCGGCGGCAGGGTTGCCATCTAG
- a CDS encoding sodium:solute symporter family protein, with the protein MLAIFGLLWIFLGIWWGRRAKNYDGFSVAGRNVGLALGTATAVATWITSNTTMLAPEFALKLGVWGALGYATASFGLFAFAPMSGRIRQLMPHGYTAVEFIRRRYGMVATIPFLSISLFYAVIWLITMGMAGGKLLEVLAGIPYEVGITVVLLVCVIYTLFGGMYAVIGTDFIQSLIILIGLVVVAIAVLSQVDITQVHGKLTADRPMLLSVLFPAALMALFNNMLFGFGEIFHSNVWWSRAFSMREGVGPKAYALGGLLWLPIPIVAGFLGLAAPALGIGISQPDTVGPLVAATLLGTGGALLVFVVVFCSLASSIDSLLAATSDLLVNDILEPLAGRPVGERRKRSWSSLSIVGLGALAWVVAFRNQGGSLAGVLFLAGPMVGSCIWPIVGGLYYRRPGPLAAAMAMLLGSVAGLLAYHYIGWFVGSLVGATVSGIVFAAGCWLAPYDFEFARLSERPAEPSSEPPAEDFAPASASATPSGEH; encoded by the coding sequence ATGCTGGCCATCTTTGGCCTGCTGTGGATTTTTCTGGGCATCTGGTGGGGGCGTCGAGCAAAGAACTACGACGGTTTCTCGGTTGCCGGACGCAATGTCGGCTTGGCGTTGGGCACCGCCACCGCCGTCGCCACCTGGATCACCTCCAATACGACGATGCTGGCTCCTGAATTCGCTCTCAAACTTGGTGTTTGGGGAGCCTTGGGATACGCGACCGCCAGCTTTGGTTTGTTTGCCTTTGCACCGATGAGTGGACGCATTCGCCAACTGATGCCGCATGGTTACACAGCCGTCGAATTCATCCGCCGCCGGTACGGCATGGTCGCCACCATTCCGTTCCTGTCGATCTCCCTTTTCTACGCCGTCATCTGGTTGATCACGATGGGGATGGCCGGAGGAAAACTACTGGAGGTTTTGGCCGGCATACCTTACGAGGTCGGCATCACGGTGGTCCTGTTGGTCTGCGTGATCTACACGCTATTCGGCGGGATGTACGCGGTCATCGGAACCGATTTCATCCAAAGCCTAATCATCCTGATCGGACTGGTCGTGGTGGCGATCGCGGTTCTGTCTCAGGTCGATATCACTCAAGTCCACGGCAAACTAACGGCCGACCGACCGATGCTGCTATCGGTTCTCTTTCCAGCAGCCCTGATGGCACTTTTCAATAACATGCTGTTTGGCTTTGGTGAAATTTTTCACAGCAACGTCTGGTGGAGCCGCGCATTTTCGATGCGAGAGGGCGTCGGCCCCAAGGCATACGCTTTGGGCGGTTTGTTATGGTTGCCAATTCCAATCGTCGCCGGCTTCCTAGGGCTGGCGGCCCCCGCGCTGGGTATTGGAATCAGTCAACCCGATACAGTCGGTCCGTTGGTCGCCGCAACGCTGCTTGGAACGGGCGGAGCCCTGTTGGTTTTTGTCGTCGTGTTCTGTTCGCTTGCCTCAAGCATCGACAGTCTTTTAGCAGCGACGTCGGATCTGTTGGTTAACGATATCCTGGAACCGCTGGCGGGCCGCCCCGTGGGAGAAAGAAGGAAGCGAAGCTGGTCATCGCTTAGCATTGTTGGACTGGGGGCACTGGCCTGGGTTGTCGCATTCCGCAACCAAGGAGGTTCGCTGGCAGGAGTCCTATTTCTTGCTGGCCCGATGGTCGGTAGTTGCATCTGGCCGATCGTCGGAGGGTTATACTATCGACGTCCCGGCCCGCTCGCGGCCGCGATGGCAATGCTACTAGGGAGCGTTGCTGGATTGTTGGCCTATCACTACATCGGTTGGTTTGTCGGTTCGCTGGTTGGAGCAACGGTTTCTGGCATCGTTTTTGCAGCAGGTTGCTGGCTTGCCCCTTATGATTTTGAATTTGCTCGTCTGTCGGAACGGCCCGCGGAACCGTCGTCTGAACCCCCTGCGGAAGATTTTGCTCCCGCTTCCGCATCTGCCACCCCCTCAGGAGAACATTGA
- the rnpA gene encoding ribonuclease P protein component, producing the protein MVERRQTFPKQVRLTGRDSFGHVIQKGGFAADGILVAHVLPNALAYSRFGITIPKRTGNAVVRNRWKRHIRESLREIRVDVAQGCDFVIRPKKGAELDAKQIRRGMIKLLSRAVKRLPS; encoded by the coding sequence GTGGTAGAACGCCGCCAAACGTTCCCCAAGCAAGTCCGTTTGACCGGACGAGATTCCTTTGGGCACGTCATTCAAAAAGGTGGCTTCGCGGCCGATGGGATTTTGGTGGCACATGTCCTACCAAATGCGCTGGCTTATAGTCGTTTTGGGATCACGATCCCGAAACGGACTGGCAACGCGGTTGTGCGAAACCGCTGGAAACGTCACATCCGAGAAAGCTTGCGGGAAATCCGCGTCGATGTCGCCCAGGGTTGTGATTTTGTGATTCGCCCGAAGAAAGGGGCGGAGCTGGACGCCAAGCAAATTCGCCGCGGGATGATCAAACTGTTGTCGCGGGCGGTCAAGCGACTGCCGTCTTAA
- a CDS encoding CehA/McbA family metallohydrolase domain-containing protein — MCKQELTVPAFLIFWGLALLLGFSAVPTSTFAANGFTLQAIDEKSGSPVPTRVVFQHADGRQRIVRRTLPAGIGFVINGEQMLSLSLGDYQFQMIRGPEYRILTGTFTIDRDASDSHSVALPRMVDMAAEGWWSGDPAVTPSLRTLPLLMQSEDLHFAGYVGTGEQVFVPLDQPLPENGDASLWGPAEIRTDMCANGNGLLLVGIPEAFPIDSSAPPPTVSSSTIRAAAQYDVEGVIVENPFAWDLPIWLASGRVDAIFLQGDWLRLDRSVKRVINGRPPNDPGFSGTLGVGKWAEHIYWQLLNCGMRIAPLGGSGSQLTKHPVGYSRTYVHSPASLDTSPEGTPITSEDWWAGALAGRSTVTNGPLLRPRFGGELPGHVFKARTGEALEFQMELNLATRDPVDYLEVIHNGTIVYNARLDEFAKAGGMIPKLRIEESGWVLVRVVTAHTDHWRAAVSAPWYIEFDGKPRIDRAAVQFFQDWLSEREAILGKLPANERAAHAPYIRAAREYWQSLADQAAP; from the coding sequence ATGTGCAAACAAGAATTAACCGTCCCTGCTTTCCTAATCTTCTGGGGCCTCGCTCTCCTTTTGGGCTTTTCGGCTGTTCCAACTTCGACGTTTGCCGCGAACGGTTTTACGCTGCAGGCAATCGATGAGAAATCGGGGAGCCCCGTTCCGACTCGAGTCGTTTTCCAGCATGCCGACGGCCGCCAGCGAATTGTCCGCCGCACCCTCCCGGCAGGGATTGGGTTTGTCATCAATGGCGAACAAATGCTCTCGCTTTCCTTGGGCGACTACCAATTCCAAATGATCCGGGGGCCCGAGTACCGCATCCTGACCGGCACCTTCACGATCGACCGCGATGCCTCCGACTCACACAGCGTTGCCCTTCCCCGGATGGTCGACATGGCAGCGGAAGGCTGGTGGTCGGGAGACCCAGCGGTCACTCCATCTCTCCGCACCCTTCCTCTATTAATGCAGAGCGAGGACCTTCATTTTGCCGGATATGTCGGCACGGGCGAACAAGTTTTTGTTCCACTTGATCAACCATTGCCTGAAAATGGAGACGCATCCCTGTGGGGGCCGGCCGAAATCCGCACAGATATGTGTGCGAATGGGAACGGACTGCTCCTTGTCGGTATCCCCGAAGCGTTTCCAATCGACTCGTCGGCGCCCCCTCCCACGGTTTCCAGCAGCACCATCCGTGCGGCAGCCCAGTACGACGTGGAGGGTGTTATCGTCGAGAATCCGTTCGCTTGGGACCTACCGATCTGGCTCGCCAGTGGACGCGTGGATGCCATTTTCCTCCAGGGAGATTGGCTTCGTTTGGATCGCAGCGTCAAACGGGTCATCAATGGACGTCCGCCGAACGACCCCGGATTTTCGGGGACGCTGGGCGTCGGTAAGTGGGCCGAACACATTTATTGGCAACTTCTCAACTGTGGGATGCGGATTGCTCCTTTGGGAGGAAGCGGATCACAACTAACCAAACACCCGGTCGGCTATTCCCGAACCTATGTCCACAGCCCCGCTTCCCTGGACACGTCTCCAGAAGGAACGCCGATCACAAGCGAAGATTGGTGGGCGGGGGCGCTTGCAGGTCGATCGACCGTTACCAATGGTCCCCTGCTGAGACCTCGTTTCGGAGGCGAATTGCCCGGACATGTTTTTAAGGCGAGGACCGGTGAGGCTCTTGAATTTCAGATGGAGCTGAATCTTGCGACCCGCGACCCGGTCGATTATTTGGAAGTGATCCACAATGGAACGATCGTCTACAACGCTCGCTTGGACGAATTCGCCAAAGCGGGCGGAATGATCCCTAAGCTACGTATTGAGGAAAGTGGCTGGGTGCTGGTTCGCGTCGTGACCGCTCATACCGACCACTGGCGTGCTGCCGTATCGGCTCCTTGGTATATCGAATTCGACGGAAAACCCCGAATCGACCGGGCAGCCGTCCAGTTCTTCCAAGACTGGTTAAGCGAACGAGAAGCGATACTGGGGAAATTGCCAGCAAACGAACGCGCCGCACACGCCCCCTACATCCGCGCCGCCCGCGAATACTGGCAATCGCTGGCCGACCAAGCAGCCCCGTAG
- a CDS encoding redox-sensing transcriptional repressor Rex, with protein MNDDPSSREKIPQPDHEAADQDGNDPNSLDQDTILEIPRAAVGRLSLYLRELRRLEANGTEYVSSRRLGELLGVSDAIVRRDLGYLRPQGKRGVGYVIPPLIQRIRQTLGSNQNWNVVLIGAGSLGNALLRYQGFQEQGFRWVAAFDVDPQQIGKNIGDVPVFDCNDLEVQAVRLNAHLAIIAVPASATGDIAKRLTASGVTGILNFAPVVLQVESNVCVANVDLASELQQLAFSVLSTQEPAFPPAERSKKNPSKKIAKNG; from the coding sequence ATGAACGACGATCCCTCTTCGCGGGAAAAAATTCCACAGCCAGATCACGAAGCCGCTGACCAGGACGGCAATGACCCGAACAGTCTTGATCAAGACACGATTCTCGAGATCCCTCGAGCCGCCGTGGGTCGCCTGAGCCTGTACCTGCGCGAATTGCGGCGGCTAGAGGCTAACGGCACCGAATACGTGAGCAGCCGGCGACTGGGAGAATTGCTGGGAGTCTCTGACGCAATCGTCCGCCGTGATCTCGGCTACCTTCGCCCGCAAGGAAAACGAGGCGTCGGATACGTCATCCCGCCACTGATCCAAAGAATCCGCCAGACTCTCGGTTCCAACCAAAACTGGAATGTCGTCCTGATCGGGGCGGGATCCCTGGGCAACGCCTTGCTCCGCTACCAAGGGTTTCAAGAACAGGGTTTCCGCTGGGTGGCCGCCTTTGACGTCGACCCGCAGCAAATCGGCAAGAACATCGGAGACGTCCCCGTCTTCGACTGCAACGATCTGGAGGTTCAGGCGGTCCGCTTGAACGCTCATTTGGCAATTATCGCGGTTCCGGCGTCCGCCACCGGCGATATTGCAAAACGATTAACCGCCAGCGGGGTGACGGGCATCCTCAATTTTGCTCCAGTCGTTTTGCAAGTTGAATCGAATGTCTGCGTCGCAAATGTCGATTTAGCCAGCGAATTGCAGCAATTAGCCTTCTCCGTCCTCAGCACCCAAGAACCAGCCTTCCCCCCTGCCGAGCGGTCAAAAAAAAATCCTTCCAAGAAAATTGCAAAAAATGGCTGA
- a CDS encoding YceH family protein: protein MNNESSQHDADSASSSDSNPAPTPKTVPPLHPHQRRVLGVLVEKAKTTPDSYPLTLNAIITGSNQKSNRDPQMNLDEDDVQIAMDGLRGLGAATEIQGSGRVNKFRHNAYDWLDVKGKHAAVMIELLLRGPQTLGEIRTRASRMEKIADLDVAGEVVNDLIEQGLVLALGRPGRGQQFTHNLYQPDELHWLKTKLNAAEAKQPGDSAPQLSTPSTPGAAKKLPSAKEDEFWQNQIDELKARVERLEKLLED from the coding sequence ATGAATAACGAATCTTCTCAGCACGATGCTGACAGTGCGTCCTCTTCGGATTCCAATCCCGCTCCAACCCCTAAAACCGTTCCTCCGCTGCATCCTCATCAGCGGCGAGTCCTGGGCGTGTTGGTCGAAAAAGCCAAAACGACTCCCGACAGCTATCCGCTGACGCTGAACGCGATCATTACTGGATCGAACCAGAAATCGAACCGGGATCCGCAAATGAATCTGGACGAAGATGACGTCCAAATCGCGATGGATGGGCTGCGAGGCCTAGGAGCCGCCACGGAAATCCAAGGCTCCGGCCGAGTCAACAAATTTCGCCACAACGCTTACGACTGGTTGGACGTCAAAGGGAAGCATGCGGCCGTCATGATCGAATTGCTCCTTCGCGGGCCTCAAACCCTCGGCGAAATTCGTACACGCGCGTCACGGATGGAAAAAATTGCCGACCTAGATGTCGCGGGTGAAGTTGTAAACGACTTGATCGAGCAAGGTCTTGTGTTAGCACTCGGACGTCCGGGCCGCGGGCAACAGTTCACGCACAATCTTTATCAACCCGACGAACTGCATTGGCTGAAAACCAAACTCAACGCAGCGGAAGCCAAGCAACCGGGGGATTCAGCCCCCCAACTGTCTACTCCGTCGACGCCCGGCGCCGCAAAAAAATTGCCAAGCGCAAAAGAAGACGAGTTCTGGCAAAACCAGATCGATGAATTGAAAGCTCGCGTTGAACGACTGGAAAAACTGCTTGAGGACTGA